The Etheostoma spectabile isolate EspeVRDwgs_2016 chromosome 9, UIUC_Espe_1.0, whole genome shotgun sequence DNA segment actgtatcgatacacaggcgccaagtatcgatcttttattatttacagtatgcGTTGGTCAGTTTGTTTGCTTGACAATCACACTTTACagaaataaaactgaagtgatatgaacaaacagagacatgtttctttttagaggagtcagatgttgacaaagtttccttttcatcatttgaaattgggaaaaattagaagttggataaaaggttataaattgccatatatcgcagaatattgcaatatgtttaaaatcgcaataatattgtattgtagcATATGTATTGTgttgatatcgtatcgggaggcgtctggtgattcccacccctaatgcATACATGTATTAATACAGTTGTATCATTACAGTAATTAAAGTCTGCTATGTCCTGGCTTATGGTCTTGACAAACACAACGTACATATTTTTGTAGACGggaagaatgagaaccactgtgGACTTCTAAAGCAATGGCTTAAATCCTCGCTAGTTTCAGTGGAGATCATCAAGAAGGGTTTTCACAGGTACTGGCAgggtattttttaaacattaatctGTAACCGTCTTTAAGGCTCCTTGCCAGTGGATAAGGGAtttctgatgtgtttttagggagGTGGTAACCACTGTTGAGCTTAGTCCTGATGTGCTCAGTGGGGTCAGAGTTCTGCTGGTCCATAGATGGCCCAGAGGGGTCTTTGTTGATCCGTACCAACTTGCATCTGTGAGTAATCAAAGTGATTGGCAGGTAAGATTGACACTTGTCACACTCAGCTTTCATGTATATTAAGTAATTGAGCCAGAACATAGCACATTTGTGGACATAATTATTACAAGCCACCTTCAACTATTTTAATGCCACTGTtactacattgcacatatctGAACATGTTGTTCATACACTGTTCATATTACATAGCCATAATTATTCTGCTCTTATAACACTGCAATATATTTATTGtcctgcctatgcaccacctgtctatacTTGAATATCACtttgcacttctggttggatgaaactgcattttgttgtctttgtactcggcacaataacaataaagttgAACCTAATTTATGTACACTATGTATTGTCTAGTGTAAGATATTACTAGATTCAGCCATTGACCTAGAGGTGCCTGCTCACAAGACTGTGGGATTTGTCACCTACGTGTATCCCAGCCCTGATGGACAGACTCCCAGATCGCTGAAAGTAACAATTCCCATACACGGTCGCTACCACGAGCCTTCTTTTGTTGGGGAGACGTTTACATCTGTCGACATAGAACCTCcagagctgctgctgtggactgaaaaatgtatgtgggtcatttttattctgtagtcatgtgtgtctctctcttctcagaAACTATATCATACATAACTTGATTAATAAAAGCCGTTCttgggtgcccagatagctcaaatggtagagcgggcgcccatatatagaggtttactcctcaacgcagtgggCTTGGATTCGACTCCaaactgcggccctttgctgcatgtcatttcatttcttctgctgtcctatcaaaataaaggctgaaaatgccccaaaaaagaaataaaggccCTTCTTATTGGTTGTCAAAAACCCTGGGTGAAAACTGTAGCTGACGGAGACAGAAAATGAAGTGATTGTTTGTCCTAATctgaactttttttcttctttctaggTACGCAGCTCAACAACAAAGAGCCTCACACTGCCGTGGACGCCCCCTGTACCCCCGACAATTCGAGCACATGTTCGTGGGTCAAACTCCAGCATCAGCAGGTGGTTCTTGATAAATCATctcaaaatagcttaagtggaAAAAGCATCCAACTTTTTTATGATACTAATCGTCTATTGCTCCTTTTCTTTCATTACTCAAAAAAAATCCCTTGTCTCCTGTAGGAGCGAGGCCCGATGGGTGTCCAGTTTCCAGTGGGTGACGGGTCTTTGGTGACGCCTGTGTGCGGTGGGACTCTTTTAGTCACAATGCTCTGCTGTGTGGCACTGTCCAAACACATGTGGAAACATCGTATCATCAAACTGTGATGGTCAACATATATTGTTTTGAACCACTCATGATCCTCTAATTATACAGTTCTGTCTGATACCAGGCTCACTCTGGCATTTCTGTAATAATGGTTTCCGATGTAAACCACCAAAGGGCCAGTTAACAGTAACACCACACAGACACTATAGTCACAGATAGAAAATGTCTGgcgtataaaaaaaataatgcacagAACACCTTATCTTTTGAGCTGACACAAACAGAGAACAGGACTATTTTACATCAGGCCAGATTTCTAAATGGAGGTTCCTGGTTTTTACTTTGTATAGTAATCCAGAAAGTTCAGTTAACAAGATTCCTGCAATATGTCTCAGTTACTGTAAATCAACGTCTGTATTTTGGTTAATCCTCTACTTTTTATGCAAGATTTCCTCCTTATTTATGATTAGAATCCCATCTCAGAAGTAGGAGCATGACCCAAGCCCATATGAGTGtgacacttttttatttattgaatttaaaacatttgtctATGGCCACAAATCATGTCCCTATGACATACTTTTCCCCAACtgcaaacaatattttaaactCTACAATGATAAAAAGCAAACATCTGTTCACTTCACTTGTTGAACATTGCAGAGTGTGTCGATTCAGCACAATATGTACATTGATGTAAATGGTTGGTGTAAAGAATGTAAagaagtaaaaatatatatatatatatatatatatatatatatatatatatatatatatatatatatatatatatatatatactgtatgtttgtggattttttttctatttcatttaaatcaaCAAGGAGGACAGAGGTCATGGTCCGCTACATTAATTATAATAACTTTCTACTTTCCTCTTCACTCAAAAACTGGAACAAGCTGATAAAATATGTATAGCCTACATATGATACTGTCAGTGTGGAATAAGATGGGGGGGGTTCAACCATAAATGGATCTGaagatgaaataaaggaaaTTGGGTGTTAAAGGGTTATACTCTTATACCCTTACCGTGTCTATTTGGGTATGGCAAATCACCTAAAATTGTGTCAGCTTGCTTTTTCTTTTAGACAAAAGTGTGTATCGTGATTTCAGAACttaaaaagacaacactgtGTTGATGGACcataattgaatttaaaatagaTTCCAGTCCAGCTTGCAGGAATCCATCTCTCCATATGATGGAAATTATTGTGTTTCAATGAGCATGAACTGCATGA contains these protein-coding regions:
- the pigx gene encoding phosphatidylinositol-glycan biosynthesis class X protein, producing MYFVLFCALACLSTCHCHLNAKDGKNENHCGLLKQWLKSSLVSVEIIKKGFHREVVTTVELSPDVLSGVRVLLVHRWPRGVFVDPYQLASVSNQSDWQILLDSAIDLEVPAHKTVGFVTYVYPSPDGQTPRSLKVTIPIHGRYHEPSFVGETFTSVDIEPPELLLWTEKCTQLNNKEPHTAVDAPCTPDNSSTCSWVKLQHQQERGPMGVQFPVGDGSLVTPVCGGTLLVTMLCCVALSKHMWKHRIIKL